The proteins below come from a single Streptomyces tubercidicus genomic window:
- a CDS encoding DedA family protein, with protein sequence MTLVGEIGELARNVPPESTQQVVGYPSLFLLVVLGSLVPVVPTGALVSSAAVVAFHHTAPFSLLMVFAVASCAAFLGDVGLYSLGRRGSHSPHGSRWLARLRARAAPERLARAQHKLREHGVLVLVLSRLVPAGRIPVMLACLLAAMPLRRFVRGDIPACLAWAATYQLIGLLSGSLFPRAWQGVAMAVALTVVIGVAPAAWRRLGPARGKDGS encoded by the coding sequence ATGACGCTCGTCGGTGAGATCGGTGAACTGGCGCGGAACGTACCGCCGGAGTCGACACAGCAGGTGGTCGGCTATCCGTCGCTGTTCCTGCTGGTGGTGCTGGGGTCACTGGTGCCCGTGGTGCCGACGGGGGCGCTGGTCAGCTCGGCGGCGGTGGTCGCCTTCCATCACACCGCGCCGTTCTCGCTGCTGATGGTCTTCGCGGTGGCATCATGCGCCGCGTTCCTCGGCGATGTGGGGCTGTACTCCCTCGGGCGGCGCGGCAGCCACTCCCCCCATGGGTCGCGCTGGCTGGCACGGCTGCGGGCCCGCGCCGCACCGGAGCGGCTGGCACGGGCGCAGCACAAGCTGCGGGAGCACGGGGTCCTGGTGCTGGTGCTGTCCCGTCTGGTGCCCGCCGGGCGGATCCCGGTCATGCTGGCGTGTCTGCTCGCGGCGATGCCACTGCGGAGGTTCGTCCGTGGCGACATCCCGGCCTGTCTGGCATGGGCGGCGACGTATCAGCTCATCGGGCTGCTGAGCGGTTCGCTGTTCCCCCGCGCATGGCAGGGCGTGGCCATGGCCGTCGCACTGACCGTGGTGATCGGTGTGGCACCGGCCGCCTGGCGGCGCCTCGGACCGGCCCGCGGCAAAGACGGGTCGTAG
- a CDS encoding aminotransferase class I/II-fold pyridoxal phosphate-dependent enzyme, which translates to MQRTARDPQREPDPDPPVGLPVLPALAAHLAAAADRAEAEPLGGAAALRSAACGYWERRGLATAPDRVLAAPGAPVLLLALYAAAGGAVVLPRPCSASYAPPARLLGRPVHLAPVPAESGGVPDPFALLETVRRARIHGDTPRVLVLSVADDPTGTCPAPEQLYEVCEAAADEGLWVISDETRRDLLHDPHDTVLLSPAEMLPDGVVVLTDLRDTLVPASWPAALARFPGTDRGAVFRDAVLDALAAVPAPLPGPLGCAVTHALGEPEEVRARTATVARVYGALAAALHHTVTEAGAVCRPPSSGSHLYADFEPLRRPLGARGVVESHALERKLAPWAARGGHRFGDEPGALRVRLGAEALLGAGQEQRRHALAAADPLELPHITEALTALSRALAGLTTSADG; encoded by the coding sequence ATGCAGCGGACCGCCCGGGATCCGCAGCGTGAGCCGGACCCGGATCCGCCGGTGGGTCTGCCGGTCCTCCCGGCGCTCGCCGCGCACCTCGCCGCGGCCGCCGACCGTGCCGAAGCCGAGCCCCTGGGCGGCGCCGCGGCGCTGCGCTCCGCCGCTTGCGGCTACTGGGAACGCCGTGGTCTGGCCACCGCCCCCGACCGGGTGCTCGCCGCCCCCGGGGCGCCGGTCCTGCTGCTCGCGCTGTACGCCGCGGCCGGCGGGGCTGTGGTGCTGCCGCGGCCCTGCTCCGCGTCGTACGCACCCCCCGCCCGGCTGCTCGGCCGGCCGGTGCACCTCGCCCCCGTACCGGCGGAATCGGGCGGCGTGCCCGACCCGTTCGCGCTGCTGGAGACCGTCCGCCGGGCCCGTATCCACGGCGACACCCCGCGCGTACTGGTCCTGTCCGTCGCCGACGACCCCACCGGCACCTGCCCCGCGCCGGAGCAGCTGTACGAGGTCTGTGAGGCGGCGGCGGACGAAGGGCTGTGGGTCATCAGCGACGAGACCCGCCGCGATCTGCTGCACGATCCGCATGACACCGTGCTGCTCAGCCCCGCCGAGATGCTGCCCGACGGTGTCGTGGTGCTCACCGACTTGCGGGACACGCTGGTGCCCGCCTCCTGGCCCGCCGCGCTGGCCCGGTTCCCCGGCACGGACCGGGGCGCCGTCTTCCGGGACGCCGTGCTGGACGCGCTCGCCGCGGTCCCCGCACCGCTTCCGGGGCCGCTGGGCTGCGCCGTCACCCATGCGCTCGGCGAGCCCGAGGAGGTGCGCGCCAGGACAGCCACCGTCGCCCGGGTATACGGGGCGCTCGCCGCGGCGCTGCACCACACCGTCACCGAGGCCGGCGCCGTCTGCCGTCCGCCCAGCTCCGGCAGCCATCTGTACGCCGACTTCGAGCCGCTGCGCCGGCCCCTCGGCGCCCGGGGGGTCGTGGAATCGCACGCGCTGGAAAGGAAGTTGGCACCCTGGGCGGCGCGCGGCGGGCACCGCTTCGGTGACGAGCCGGGTGCCCTGCGGGTACGGCTCGGTGCCGAGGCGCTGCTGGGCGCCGGCCAGGAGCAGCGGCGGCACGCCCTGGCGGCCGCCGATCCGCTGGAACTCCCGCACATCACCGAGGCGTTGACCGCCCTGTCCCGGGCCCTGGCCGGGCTCACCACGTCCGCGGACGGCTGA
- a CDS encoding bifunctional phosphatase PAP2/diacylglycerol kinase family protein yields the protein MRSLLTHLDRRTFDLIAAREWPGAQRVLPRLTRSANHGLLWFGLAAGAAALGGRPMRRAALRGVASLAVASATVNTLGKRSVRRQRPLLDTVPVIRQLHRQPITSSFPSGHAASAVAFATGVAMENKWWGLALAPVAASVAFSRVYTGVHYPGDVLAGAALGAGAAFAVRGFAPTRAQLAPPARPRAEAPALPGGRGLVVVANQGSGQRSGPRPDRAEEVHGVLPQAEVTVCGDPDGPSLDKALEDAAERARTLGGALGVLGGDGTVNAAAAVAVRHGLPLAVLPGGTLNHFAYDLGIETHAAAARAVETGEAVAVDVARFRAGPHLEGRQFVNTFSIGAYPELVRIRERWAGKIGAWPAGVLAAWEVLRTAEPLTVRINGEQRAVWLLFVGNCQYRGLGFAPVRRHDLADGVLDVRVVHGGRLARTRLLLAALTGTPRSSPVLGEARLSRLRVSDLPADTGLAFDGEVAAAPSELTLEKQNEALTVYRLLPE from the coding sequence ATGCGATCGCTACTGACCCATCTCGACCGGCGGACCTTCGACCTGATTGCCGCGCGCGAATGGCCGGGCGCGCAGCGGGTGCTGCCCCGGCTGACCCGGAGCGCCAACCACGGGCTGCTGTGGTTCGGTCTCGCGGCCGGTGCGGCGGCGCTGGGCGGCCGGCCGATGCGCCGGGCCGCGCTGCGCGGAGTGGCCTCGCTGGCGGTGGCGTCGGCGACGGTGAACACCCTCGGCAAGCGCTCCGTCCGGCGGCAGCGCCCGCTGCTGGACACGGTGCCCGTGATACGGCAGCTGCACCGTCAGCCCATCACCTCGTCCTTCCCGTCCGGGCACGCGGCCTCGGCGGTGGCGTTCGCGACCGGTGTGGCCATGGAGAACAAGTGGTGGGGCCTGGCGCTGGCGCCGGTCGCCGCGTCGGTGGCGTTCTCCCGCGTCTATACGGGCGTGCACTATCCGGGTGATGTGCTGGCGGGTGCCGCGCTGGGGGCGGGCGCGGCGTTCGCGGTGCGCGGTTTCGCACCGACCCGCGCCCAGCTGGCGCCGCCCGCCCGGCCGCGCGCCGAGGCGCCCGCGCTGCCCGGCGGCCGCGGTCTGGTCGTGGTGGCGAACCAGGGGTCCGGGCAGCGCTCCGGCCCCCGCCCGGACCGGGCCGAGGAGGTGCACGGGGTGCTGCCGCAGGCCGAGGTGACGGTGTGCGGGGATCCGGACGGGCCGTCCCTGGACAAGGCCCTCGAAGACGCGGCGGAGCGGGCCAGAACGCTGGGTGGCGCACTGGGGGTGCTCGGCGGGGACGGCACCGTCAATGCCGCGGCGGCGGTCGCGGTACGGCACGGGCTGCCACTCGCGGTGCTGCCCGGCGGCACGCTGAACCACTTCGCGTACGACCTGGGGATCGAGACCCATGCGGCGGCGGCCCGCGCCGTGGAGACCGGTGAGGCCGTCGCGGTCGATGTGGCGCGCTTCCGGGCCGGGCCGCATCTGGAGGGGCGGCAGTTCGTCAACACCTTCTCGATCGGCGCGTATCCGGAGCTGGTGCGGATCCGTGAGCGGTGGGCGGGCAAGATCGGTGCCTGGCCGGCCGGGGTGCTGGCGGCGTGGGAGGTGCTGCGCACCGCCGAGCCGCTGACCGTGCGGATCAATGGCGAGCAGCGCGCCGTATGGCTGCTGTTCGTCGGCAACTGCCAATACCGGGGGCTGGGGTTCGCGCCGGTGCGGCGGCACGATCTGGCGGACGGGGTGCTCGATGTGCGGGTGGTGCACGGCGGCCGGCTGGCCCGCACCCGGCTGCTCCTCGCGGCCCTGACGGGCACCCCGCGCAGCTCTCCGGTGCTCGGTGAGGCGCGGCTGTCCCGGCTGCGGGTCAGCGACCTCCCGGCGGACACCGGGCTGGCATTCGACGGCGAAGTCGCTGCCGCGCCAAGCGAGTTGACGCTGGAGAAGCAGAACGAGGCACTGACGGTGTATCGCCTCCTGCCGGAATGA
- a CDS encoding GNAT family N-acetyltransferase: MTRMIRRRHNGDLDACVAVLAEVHTHSGYPHHWPDDPARWLTPDGLTAAWVAETDGRIAGHAALCGPEVSRLYVAPAARGAGLGGRLLRAVETEATARGLRPVLEVKTTDASAIALYERLGWRRRGTERQDWGSGEWVMVHRYEAGAGRPADAVAGEPGGA; this comes from the coding sequence ATGACCCGGATGATCAGGAGACGCCATAACGGGGACCTCGATGCCTGTGTGGCCGTACTGGCCGAGGTGCACACCCACAGCGGCTATCCGCACCACTGGCCGGACGATCCGGCGCGCTGGCTGACCCCCGACGGGCTGACCGCCGCCTGGGTCGCCGAGACGGACGGCAGGATCGCCGGTCATGCGGCGCTGTGCGGCCCCGAGGTCAGCCGGCTCTATGTCGCACCCGCCGCGCGCGGTGCGGGCCTCGGCGGACGGCTGCTGCGCGCCGTCGAGACGGAGGCGACCGCCCGCGGCCTGCGGCCCGTACTGGAGGTGAAGACCACCGACGCCTCGGCCATCGCCCTGTACGAGCGGCTGGGCTGGCGGCGTCGCGGCACCGAGCGGCAGGACTGGGGCAGCGGCGAGTGGGTCATGGTGCATCGCTACGAGGCGGGGGCGGGACGGCCGGCTGACGCTGTAGCCGGTGAGCCGGGAGGGGCGTAG
- a CDS encoding fatty acid desaturase family protein, with product MTTTSVEFSRSAAVPEAASGSDFAGLSRRIVAAGLLRRRPGYYAVRIALVTMAFAGGWVAFFTLGDSWWQLAVAAFLALVFAQVALVTHDVAHRQVFRGRRPSEIGGLLFGNLGVGMSYGWWMNKHTRHHANPNHEELDPDVAPDILVWSRDQARAATGLPRFIGRYQAQLFFPLLTLEGFNLRVASIRALRSPTMKHWGSEAALLLTHIVLYLSALFLVLSPGKAVTFLLVHQAVFGVYLGCTFAPNHKGMPTLTGGARPDFLRRQVLTSRNVRGGVLTDLLLGGLNYQIEHHLFPSMPTPHLRRAQVIVRAYCAEIGVPYHETGLVRSYAEALRHLRRVGEPLRGPRA from the coding sequence ATGACGACGACGAGTGTTGAGTTCTCCCGTTCGGCTGCCGTTCCGGAAGCGGCCTCAGGCAGCGACTTCGCGGGGCTGTCGCGCCGGATCGTGGCGGCGGGGCTGTTGCGGCGGCGGCCCGGGTATTACGCGGTGCGGATCGCGCTGGTGACGATGGCGTTCGCGGGTGGGTGGGTGGCGTTCTTCACGCTGGGTGACAGCTGGTGGCAGCTGGCCGTGGCGGCGTTTCTGGCGTTGGTGTTCGCGCAGGTCGCGCTGGTCACTCATGATGTGGCGCACCGACAGGTGTTCCGCGGGCGCCGGCCGAGCGAGATCGGCGGTCTGCTGTTCGGCAACCTGGGGGTGGGGATGTCGTACGGCTGGTGGATGAACAAGCACACCCGGCATCACGCCAACCCGAACCACGAGGAGCTGGACCCGGACGTGGCGCCGGACATTCTGGTGTGGTCACGGGACCAGGCGCGGGCCGCTACGGGGCTGCCTCGCTTCATCGGCCGTTATCAGGCGCAGTTGTTCTTCCCGTTGCTGACGCTGGAAGGGTTCAACCTGCGGGTGGCGAGCATCCGGGCGCTGCGGTCGCCCACCATGAAGCATTGGGGAAGCGAGGCCGCGCTGCTGCTGACACATATCGTCCTGTATCTCAGCGCGCTGTTCCTGGTGCTGTCGCCCGGTAAGGCGGTCACCTTTCTCCTCGTCCACCAGGCGGTCTTCGGTGTCTACTTGGGGTGCACCTTCGCGCCGAATCACAAGGGGATGCCGACGCTGACGGGCGGCGCCCGGCCGGACTTTCTGCGCCGTCAGGTGCTGACGTCACGGAATGTCCGGGGCGGGGTGCTGACCGACCTCCTGCTCGGTGGGCTCAACTATCAGATCGAGCACCACCTGTTCCCCAGCATGCCGACACCGCATCTGCGGCGTGCGCAGGTGATCGTGCGGGCGTACTGCGCCGAGATCGGTGTCCCGTACCACGAGACGGGGCTGGTCAGGTCGTATGCGGAGGCGCTGCGGCACTTGCGGCGAGTGGGGGAACCTCTTCGTGGTCCGCGGGCGTAG
- a CDS encoding MBL fold metallo-hydrolase, protein MSVEVTWWGHATVTVEDSGVRVLTDPLFVPRLAHLRRRRGALPPPEAARADVVLVSHLHADHLHPASLARLAPGTRLVVPRGATAAVPGLRRVAVARALRITELRAGEECTAGALTVRAVSAAHDGRRLPYGPRRVPALGYVVRGAARTYFAGDTGLFEAMAAEVGPCEVALLPVGGWGPFLGPGHLDARRAARAAARLAPGCAVPVHYGTYWPIGMDAIRPHEFHAPGQEFERQMALLAPEVTVHRLGHGESVRPKVV, encoded by the coding sequence GTGTCGGTGGAGGTCACTTGGTGGGGGCATGCCACGGTGACGGTCGAGGACTCCGGGGTGCGGGTGCTGACGGATCCGCTGTTCGTGCCCCGGCTGGCCCATCTGCGGCGTCGGCGGGGCGCGCTGCCGCCGCCCGAGGCCGCGCGGGCCGATGTCGTCCTGGTCTCGCATCTGCACGCCGACCATCTGCACCCCGCCTCGCTGGCCCGGCTCGCGCCGGGGACCCGGCTGGTGGTGCCGCGCGGCGCGACGGCCGCGGTGCCGGGGCTGCGGCGGGTGGCGGTGGCCCGTGCGCTGCGGATCACCGAGCTGCGGGCGGGCGAGGAGTGCACGGCGGGCGCGCTGACGGTCCGCGCGGTGTCCGCGGCGCACGACGGGCGGCGGCTGCCCTACGGGCCGCGCCGGGTGCCGGCCCTCGGCTATGTCGTACGGGGCGCGGCCCGGACGTACTTCGCGGGCGACACCGGGCTGTTCGAGGCGATGGCGGCGGAGGTCGGGCCGTGCGAGGTGGCGCTGCTGCCGGTGGGCGGCTGGGGGCCGTTCCTGGGGCCCGGCCACCTCGATGCGCGGCGGGCGGCGCGGGCGGCGGCCCGTCTGGCGCCCGGCTGCGCGGTCCCGGTGCACTACGGCACGTACTGGCCGATCGGGATGGATGCCATCCGGCCGCATGAATTCCATGCGCCGGGCCAGGAGTTCGAGCGGCAGATGGCGCTGCTGGCGCCGGAGGTGACGGTGCACCGGCTCGGGCACGGCGAGTCGGTCCGGCCGAAGGTCGTGTGA
- a CDS encoding amino acid permease, which produces MNDRHTRRFGLGTATCLVMGNIIGGGIFLLPASVAPFGTVSLVAFGVLTVGAVALALVFGRLAERHPDTGGPYVYAREAFGDFAGFLSAWSYWTMTWVSNAALAVAIVGYVHVLLPGRPDDATDLAIALGALWLPALANFAGTRYVGLVQTISTVLKFIPLLFIAVVGLFFFDPANLGSFHEGSGSALGGMSAAAAILLYSYVGVESAAMSAGEVRDPERNVGRATVLGTIGSAVVYLLGTVAVFGTVAHDKLVKSQAPFSDAVNAMFGGHWGGTVVALAAVVSIIGALNGWTLMSAQSPYAAAKDELFPAAFLTKRRGVPTFGVLAAVVLASALTVINYLIGSGGVFEILVLITTFSATVPYLLAAGAQVYFLLTGRRDKVRPARFARDLTLALTAFGFTFWLVAGAGYAAIYQGVLFLFAGILVYAWMAARRTARQEESAATATPATPADHEEVPPLAASAAAPPHTT; this is translated from the coding sequence ATGAACGACCGGCACACGCGCCGCTTCGGTCTGGGAACCGCCACCTGCCTAGTGATGGGCAACATCATCGGTGGCGGCATCTTTCTGCTGCCGGCATCGGTGGCCCCCTTCGGCACCGTCAGCCTCGTCGCCTTCGGCGTACTGACCGTCGGCGCCGTCGCCCTCGCCCTGGTCTTCGGACGGCTCGCCGAGCGCCACCCGGACACCGGCGGCCCCTACGTCTACGCGCGCGAGGCGTTCGGCGACTTCGCCGGATTCCTGTCCGCCTGGTCGTACTGGACCATGACCTGGGTCAGCAACGCGGCGCTCGCGGTCGCCATCGTCGGCTACGTCCATGTCCTCCTCCCGGGCCGCCCCGATGACGCCACCGACCTCGCGATCGCCCTCGGCGCGCTCTGGCTCCCGGCCCTCGCCAACTTCGCGGGCACCCGCTACGTCGGCCTGGTCCAGACGATCTCCACCGTCCTGAAGTTCATCCCGCTGCTCTTCATCGCCGTCGTCGGCCTGTTCTTCTTCGACCCGGCCAACCTCGGCTCGTTCCACGAGGGCAGCGGCAGCGCGCTCGGCGGGATGTCCGCGGCCGCGGCGATCCTGCTCTACTCCTACGTCGGCGTGGAGTCCGCCGCGATGAGCGCGGGCGAGGTCCGCGACCCGGAGCGGAACGTCGGCCGGGCCACCGTCCTCGGCACCATCGGCTCCGCCGTGGTCTACCTGTTGGGCACCGTCGCCGTCTTCGGCACCGTCGCCCACGACAAGCTGGTGAAGTCCCAGGCACCGTTCTCCGACGCGGTGAACGCGATGTTCGGCGGGCACTGGGGCGGCACGGTCGTCGCCCTCGCCGCCGTCGTCTCGATCATCGGCGCGCTCAACGGCTGGACCCTGATGAGCGCGCAGTCCCCGTACGCCGCGGCGAAGGACGAGCTGTTCCCCGCCGCGTTCCTGACCAAGCGGCGCGGTGTCCCGACCTTCGGCGTCCTCGCCGCCGTCGTACTGGCCAGCGCCCTCACGGTGATCAACTACCTGATCGGCTCCGGCGGGGTCTTCGAGATACTGGTGCTGATCACCACCTTCTCGGCGACCGTGCCCTACCTCCTCGCCGCCGGCGCCCAGGTCTACTTCCTGCTCACCGGCCGCCGCGACAAGGTCCGCCCGGCCCGCTTCGCCCGCGATCTGACCCTCGCCCTGACCGCCTTCGGCTTCACCTTCTGGCTCGTAGCCGGCGCCGGTTACGCCGCGATCTACCAGGGCGTGCTCTTCCTGTTCGCGGGGATCCTCGTCTACGCCTGGATGGCGGCCCGTCGTACGGCACGCCAGGAGGAGTCGGCGGCCACGGCGACGCCGGCTACGCCCGCGGACCACGAAGAGGTTCCCCCACTCGCCGCAAGTGCCGCAGCGCCTCCGCATACGACCTGA
- a CDS encoding MBL fold metallo-hydrolase — protein sequence MTEQTERSLAEQPPDTERLPPTAGPGVGAEQGGGTGATPGPTSGPSPGPGSGPTPALATGQASADAPVLPHATPPPPATPPPLAAPRPLGEPRTWPRDFTHRLTAPLPGVRALARIAREGKLRPPPETLPEIQQLPFAPGPMPSAGPTTLALTWAGHASWIIRIGGLTVLTDPVWSRKILGTPARVTPVGVRWEDLPPVDAVVISHNHYDHLDAPTLKRLPRHTPLLLPAGLAPWARRRGFTQVTDLDWWEAVELPAPGGPVRFEFVPAHHWSKRTLTDTCRTLWGGWLLTAPDGRRIHFAGDTGYGHWFEEIGRRHPGIDLALLPIGAYDPRWMLRPVHTDPEEAVKACQDLGARALAPMHWSTFLLSGEPPLEPLHRVRAAWATTGRPREDLWDLPVGASRVLAER from the coding sequence ATGACCGAACAGACCGAGCGCTCCCTCGCCGAGCAGCCCCCCGACACCGAGCGACTCCCGCCCACTGCCGGACCCGGCGTCGGCGCCGAACAGGGCGGGGGAACGGGGGCCACGCCGGGCCCCACCTCGGGCCCCAGTCCGGGCCCTGGTTCGGGCCCCACCCCGGCCCTGGCCACCGGGCAGGCCAGCGCGGACGCACCCGTCCTCCCTCACGCCACCCCGCCCCCACCGGCCACCCCGCCCCCGCTCGCCGCACCGCGCCCGCTGGGCGAACCCCGCACCTGGCCGCGGGACTTCACCCACCGGCTGACCGCACCGCTGCCCGGGGTCCGCGCCCTGGCCCGGATCGCCCGGGAAGGCAAACTGCGCCCGCCGCCCGAGACTCTCCCGGAGATCCAGCAACTCCCCTTCGCACCGGGCCCGATGCCGTCCGCAGGACCCACCACCCTCGCGCTCACCTGGGCCGGGCACGCCAGCTGGATCATCCGGATCGGCGGGCTGACCGTACTGACCGACCCGGTCTGGTCCCGCAAGATCCTCGGCACGCCCGCACGGGTCACCCCCGTGGGCGTCCGCTGGGAGGACCTGCCACCGGTCGACGCCGTCGTCATCAGCCACAACCACTACGACCACCTGGACGCCCCGACCCTCAAGCGGCTGCCGCGGCACACCCCGCTGCTGCTCCCCGCCGGACTGGCGCCCTGGGCCCGCCGGCGCGGTTTCACCCAGGTCACCGATCTCGACTGGTGGGAGGCGGTCGAACTGCCTGCCCCCGGCGGCCCCGTACGCTTCGAGTTCGTCCCCGCCCACCACTGGAGCAAGCGGACGCTGACCGACACCTGCCGCACTCTGTGGGGCGGCTGGCTGCTGACCGCGCCCGACGGGCGGCGGATCCACTTCGCGGGGGACACCGGCTACGGCCACTGGTTCGAGGAGATCGGCCGCCGCCACCCCGGCATCGACCTGGCGCTGCTGCCCATCGGTGCCTACGACCCGCGCTGGATGCTGCGGCCGGTGCACACCGACCCGGAGGAGGCGGTCAAGGCATGCCAGGACCTGGGCGCACGCGCCCTGGCCCCGATGCACTGGTCGACCTTTCTGCTCTCCGGCGAACCGCCCCTGGAACCGCTGCACCGGGTCCGCGCCGCCTGGGCCACCACCGGACGCCCCCGCGAGGATCTCTGGGATCTGCCGGTCGGCGCTTCCCGGGTGCTGGCGGAGCGCTGA
- a CDS encoding phage holin family protein: protein MPGWKVLSGALFRVLAVWLVSSLTLLVLAGLLPDFRLQSAGGDSLTRTALTAALGAGAFGLLSALVWPVLVRALLLVPALVLGLLVFFLNGSLLLLALDLIPEGRGQAAPETAVIVAAAMSAASSATSAFLAVRNDEAYHRRLVRLAGRRRGRRGSRSSAPATPGTLFLQLDGVGHDLLCEALRGERPLMPTVARWAGDSHRLTPWRTDWSSQTGASQLALLHGSNEDLPAFRWYEKDTRSIVVSNRPSGAAALQRRAIERTGDGGLLAYDGASRGNLFSGGADQVALVMSVAARRGKHNRSRAGYFAYFSDPANATRTAVSFAAEVLREIAQSLRSRFRRELPRVKRGGLYPVIRAFATVVERDVVVAAVIGDLLAGRTAIYADLVAYDEVAHHSGPAHRDALQVLRSLDRAIALIAGAARHAPRPYRLVLLSDHGQSHGPTFLERYGLSLGDLVRAGCGLPVPRRAGRTPSGAEAREAARAALHRPEEAAGQGPERTAGAGASQPLVLASGNLGLVSFPDVPGRITREELDRRHPALLATLANHPGIGFLLVRSAVHGPVVLGPAGSEHHLATGRLIGADPLAPFGDGAAEAVRRTDRFPHTADLMVNSACDPATGAVHAFEEQIGSHGGLGGAQSHPFLLWPVELTPPTPDGEPLTGAEQVHRVLRRWLAEAEGPQLPLGPAADEIRRGAGRPAGFPSPDPSAQDDPR, encoded by the coding sequence ATGCCGGGGTGGAAGGTCCTCAGCGGCGCCCTGTTCCGGGTGCTCGCGGTCTGGCTGGTGTCCAGCCTCACGCTGCTGGTGCTCGCCGGGCTGCTGCCCGACTTCCGGCTGCAGTCGGCGGGCGGTGACAGCCTCACCCGTACCGCCCTGACCGCCGCCCTGGGTGCCGGAGCGTTCGGCCTGCTCAGCGCGCTGGTGTGGCCCGTTCTCGTGCGTGCCCTGCTGCTGGTGCCGGCGCTCGTCCTCGGCCTGCTGGTCTTCTTCCTCAATGGCTCCCTGCTGCTGCTCGCCCTCGATCTGATCCCCGAGGGGCGCGGCCAGGCCGCACCGGAGACCGCGGTGATCGTCGCGGCCGCGATGTCCGCCGCCTCCTCGGCCACCTCCGCCTTCCTCGCGGTGCGCAATGACGAGGCGTACCACCGCAGACTGGTCCGGCTCGCCGGACGCCGCCGCGGCCGCCGGGGCAGCCGTTCTTCCGCTCCGGCCACGCCCGGCACGCTCTTCCTCCAGCTCGACGGCGTCGGCCACGACCTGCTGTGTGAGGCTCTCCGGGGCGAGCGGCCGCTGATGCCGACCGTCGCCCGCTGGGCCGGCGACAGCCACCGCCTCACCCCCTGGCGCACCGACTGGTCCAGCCAGACCGGCGCCAGCCAGCTCGCCCTCCTGCACGGCAGCAACGAGGATCTGCCGGCCTTCCGCTGGTACGAGAAGGACACCCGCAGCATCGTCGTCAGCAACCGGCCCAGCGGCGCCGCCGCACTCCAGCGCCGCGCCATCGAGCGCACCGGCGACGGCGGACTGCTCGCCTACGACGGGGCCAGCCGCGGCAACCTCTTCAGCGGCGGCGCCGACCAGGTCGCCCTGGTCATGTCGGTGGCCGCCCGGCGCGGCAAGCACAACCGCTCCCGCGCCGGCTACTTCGCCTACTTCTCCGACCCGGCCAACGCGACCCGTACTGCCGTCTCCTTCGCCGCCGAGGTCCTCCGTGAGATCGCCCAGTCGCTGCGCTCCCGCTTCCGCCGCGAACTTCCGCGGGTCAAACGAGGCGGCCTCTACCCCGTCATCCGGGCCTTCGCCACGGTCGTCGAGCGCGATGTGGTGGTCGCGGCCGTCATCGGCGACCTGCTCGCCGGCCGCACCGCCATCTACGCCGACCTCGTCGCCTACGACGAGGTGGCCCACCACTCCGGACCCGCCCACCGCGATGCGCTCCAGGTCCTGCGCAGCCTCGACCGGGCCATCGCGCTGATCGCCGGAGCCGCACGGCACGCACCGCGTCCGTACCGCCTGGTGCTGCTCTCCGACCACGGCCAGAGCCACGGCCCGACGTTCCTGGAGCGCTACGGGCTGAGCCTGGGCGATCTCGTCCGCGCCGGCTGCGGGCTGCCGGTGCCCCGCCGCGCGGGCCGTACCCCGAGCGGAGCCGAGGCCAGGGAGGCGGCGCGGGCCGCGCTGCACCGCCCCGAGGAGGCGGCGGGGCAGGGCCCGGAGCGTACGGCGGGCGCGGGTGCCTCCCAGCCGCTCGTGCTCGCCTCCGGAAACCTCGGCCTGGTGTCGTTCCCCGATGTGCCCGGCCGGATCACCCGCGAGGAGCTGGACCGCAGACACCCCGCCCTGCTCGCCACCCTCGCCAACCACCCCGGCATCGGCTTCCTGCTGGTCCGCTCGGCGGTCCACGGCCCCGTGGTGCTCGGCCCGGCCGGCAGCGAGCACCATCTCGCCACCGGCCGCCTCATCGGCGCCGACCCTCTGGCCCCGTTCGGCGACGGCGCGGCCGAGGCCGTACGACGCACCGACCGCTTCCCGCACACCGCCGACCTGATGGTCAACTCCGCCTGCGACCCGGCGACCGGTGCGGTACACGCCTTCGAGGAGCAGATCGGCTCGCACGGTGGGCTGGGCGGCGCCCAGAGCCACCCCTTCCTGCTGTGGCCCGTCGAGCTGACCCCGCCCACCCCGGACGGCGAGCCGCTGACCGGCGCCGAACAGGTGCACCGGGTGCTGCGCCGCTGGCTGGCGGAGGCCGAGGGGCCACAACTGCCCCTCGGACCGGCCGCGGACGAAATACGGCGCGGGGCGGGCAGGCCCGCAGGTTTTCCCTCCCCGGACCCCAGCGCACAGGACGATCCCCGCTGA